The following proteins come from a genomic window of Nocardioides albertanoniae:
- a CDS encoding VIT1/CCC1 transporter family protein has translation MGTATHPNDRPNDRPNDRPSDDGQAAHDDAEERAEGLNNRLNWLRAGVLGANDGIVSTAGVVMGVAGATTDTGAILIAGVAALVAGALSMAAGEYVSVSTQRDTEESLIAKERRELQEMPDEELRELEGFLRERGLEPETAVDVAQQLTERDALRAHAALELGIDVDDLTSPWTAAGASMVAFTLGALVPLLAIMLLPDSARVWATVLTVAVALAVTGWTSARLGYAPPLRAAVRNVAGGLLAMLVTYLVGNLLGARIG, from the coding sequence ATGGGAACAGCGACGCACCCCAATGATCGGCCCAACGATCGACCCAATGATCGACCCAGCGATGACGGCCAGGCGGCGCACGACGACGCCGAGGAACGCGCCGAAGGCCTGAACAACCGGCTCAACTGGCTGCGTGCAGGCGTCCTCGGCGCCAACGACGGCATCGTGTCCACCGCGGGTGTGGTGATGGGTGTCGCCGGCGCGACCACCGACACGGGCGCGATCCTCATCGCCGGTGTCGCCGCCCTCGTGGCGGGTGCGCTCAGCATGGCGGCGGGAGAGTACGTCTCGGTCTCGACCCAGCGCGACACCGAGGAGTCGCTGATCGCCAAGGAGCGCCGCGAGCTGCAGGAGATGCCCGACGAGGAGCTGCGTGAGCTGGAGGGTTTTCTGCGCGAGCGCGGCCTCGAGCCCGAGACCGCCGTCGACGTCGCCCAGCAGCTCACCGAGCGCGACGCGCTCCGGGCCCACGCCGCCCTCGAGCTCGGGATCGACGTCGACGACCTGACCTCGCCGTGGACGGCGGCCGGGGCTTCGATGGTCGCGTTCACGCTGGGTGCGCTGGTGCCGTTGCTGGCGATCATGCTGCTGCCCGACAGCGCCCGCGTGTGGGCGACGGTGCTCACCGTCGCCGTCGCGCTCGCCGTCACCGGTTGGACCAGCGCTCGACTGGGCTATGCCCCGCCGCTGCGAGCTGCGGTGCGCAACGTCGCTGGCGGGCTGCTCGCGATGCTGGTGACCTACCTGGTCGGCAATCTCCTCGGCGCACGCATCGGCTGA
- the thpR gene encoding RNA 2',3'-cyclic phosphodiesterase produces the protein MNRMFVAVIPPESVSADLDEFLAVRRDAAAFRWSLADQLHLTLAFAEHVPERSLDDVIERLETAAGRRTPFGLTITGGGAFPDVTAGKVLYAGVEADPADELDRSATGARNALAKAGADVDGGRFRPHLTLARTGQPVELSNWVRLLDAYRGPSWTVSSFALVHSRLGEGPRKHPVHEVVAEFPFG, from the coding sequence ATGAATCGAATGTTCGTGGCGGTGATCCCGCCGGAGTCGGTATCTGCGGATCTCGACGAGTTCTTGGCCGTACGCCGCGACGCGGCCGCCTTCCGCTGGTCGCTCGCCGACCAGCTCCACCTGACGCTCGCCTTCGCCGAGCACGTCCCCGAGCGGTCCCTCGACGACGTGATCGAGCGGCTGGAGACGGCCGCCGGGCGGCGTACGCCTTTCGGCCTGACGATCACCGGAGGCGGTGCCTTTCCCGATGTCACCGCCGGCAAGGTCCTCTACGCCGGTGTGGAAGCGGACCCGGCCGACGAGCTGGATCGCTCGGCGACCGGCGCCCGCAACGCCCTCGCCAAGGCGGGTGCCGACGTCGACGGCGGGCGCTTCCGACCCCACCTGACGCTCGCGCGCACCGGCCAACCGGTCGAGCTCAGCAACTGGGTGCGACTGCTCGACGCCTACCGCGGCCCATCCTGGACGGTCTCGTCCTTCGCGCTGGTGCACTCGCGGCTCGGCGAGGGGCCGCGGAAGCATCCGGTCCACGAGGTCGTCGCCGAGTTCCCCTTCGGTTAA
- a CDS encoding DoxX family protein produces the protein MSRRVGRNAYTGLFNDVVLLAARVVVGGIFVAHGWQKYDQGFAATEKFLGGLGVPQPAIAAQVATFVELGGGALLIVGLFAPIAGVVLAAQMAGAIWYAHRGTEVFVDQGGWELAAALGVGALVLGVIAPGRLTLDQIFTWPFKAKAARRRAEKEEAEAAAAAARPPYVEEGVTLRG, from the coding sequence ATGAGTCGTCGAGTGGGGCGCAACGCCTACACCGGACTGTTCAACGACGTCGTGCTGCTCGCCGCCCGCGTGGTCGTCGGCGGCATCTTCGTCGCCCATGGCTGGCAGAAGTACGACCAGGGGTTCGCCGCCACCGAGAAGTTCCTCGGTGGCCTCGGCGTCCCGCAGCCGGCGATCGCCGCCCAGGTGGCGACCTTCGTCGAGCTCGGCGGCGGCGCGCTCCTGATCGTCGGTCTGTTCGCCCCGATCGCCGGCGTCGTGCTCGCGGCACAGATGGCAGGCGCGATCTGGTACGCCCACCGCGGCACCGAGGTCTTCGTCGACCAGGGTGGCTGGGAGCTCGCCGCAGCCCTCGGCGTCGGTGCGCTGGTGCTCGGCGTCATCGCCCCCGGCCGCCTCACCCTCGACCAGATCTTCACCTGGCCCTTCAAGGCCAAGGCCGCCCGTCGCCGCGCCGAGAAGGAAGAGGCCGAAGCCGCCGCTGCCGCCGCCCGCCCGCCGTACGTCGAAGAAGGCGTCACCCTCAGGGGCTGA
- the upp gene encoding uracil phosphoribosyltransferase, which translates to METLVVDHPLVAHKLTTLRNKDTDSSTFRRLADELVTLLAYEATRGVRVATVDIVTPVSPTQGVRLTDPQPLIVPILRAGLGMLDGMIRLMPTAEVGFLGMVRNEETLEATTYAERLPADLSGRQCYVVDPMLATGGTLAAAIDFLVARGADDITAVTLLAAPEGIEVLEKALEGVDAPVRLVTAALDEKLNEKGYIVPGLGDAGDRLYGVAN; encoded by the coding sequence ATGGAGACCCTCGTTGTGGACCACCCGCTTGTCGCCCACAAGCTCACCACGCTGCGTAACAAAGACACCGATTCATCGACTTTCCGTCGGCTTGCGGACGAGCTCGTCACGCTGCTTGCCTATGAGGCGACTCGTGGCGTGCGCGTCGCCACCGTCGACATCGTCACCCCGGTCTCGCCCACCCAAGGCGTACGCCTCACCGATCCGCAGCCGCTGATCGTGCCCATCCTGCGGGCGGGTCTCGGCATGCTCGACGGCATGATCCGGCTGATGCCGACCGCCGAGGTCGGGTTCCTCGGCATGGTGCGCAACGAGGAGACGCTCGAGGCCACGACCTACGCCGAGCGTCTTCCCGCCGACCTCTCCGGACGCCAGTGCTACGTCGTCGACCCGATGTTGGCCACGGGTGGCACCCTCGCCGCAGCCATCGACTTCCTGGTCGCTCGCGGCGCCGACGACATCACCGCCGTCACTCTCCTGGCCGCTCCCGAGGGCATCGAGGTCCTGGAGAAGGCCCTCGAAGGCGTCGACGCCCCCGTCCGTCTCGTCACCGCGGCTCTCGACGAGAAGCTCAACGAGAAGGGCTACATCGTTCCCGGTCTCGGCGACGCCGGCGACCGTCTCTACGGCGTCGCGAACTGA
- a CDS encoding tRNA adenosine deaminase-associated protein → MSDQLEQIEGVDFAVAVYRESGAWVVRELAHDLLTDVETLTHALHRFPGDGGAIAMAAVDEDFFVIVRVSGAATKVLLSDVTAADEWEIAASALDVLGLPLPEEVEDDDAEPAGDLGILADFGMSAVDMGILLDDMYEDDLYPDETLSEIARAIGCGEAFDDAVGLMPA, encoded by the coding sequence GTGTCTGATCAGCTGGAGCAGATCGAGGGTGTGGACTTCGCTGTCGCGGTCTATCGCGAGAGCGGCGCTTGGGTCGTGCGCGAGCTCGCTCACGACCTGCTGACCGATGTCGAGACACTGACCCACGCGCTGCACCGGTTCCCCGGCGACGGCGGTGCGATCGCGATGGCTGCCGTCGACGAAGACTTCTTCGTGATCGTCCGGGTCTCCGGCGCGGCCACGAAGGTGCTCCTCTCCGATGTGACCGCCGCCGACGAGTGGGAGATCGCCGCCTCGGCGCTCGACGTGCTCGGTCTGCCGCTGCCCGAAGAGGTCGAGGACGACGACGCCGAACCCGCCGGTGACCTGGGCATTCTCGCCGACTTCGGGATGAGCGCGGTCGACATGGGCATCCTGCTCGACGACATGTACGAGGACGATCTCTACCCCGACGAGACGCTCTCCGAGATCGCCCGGGCGATCGGCTGCGGCGAGGCCTTCGACGACGCCGTCGGCCTCATGCCCGCGTGA
- a CDS encoding nucleoside deaminase — protein sequence MRAALDEGRAALATGDVPIGAVVVDPSGVVIGTGRNVREAEADPTGHAEVVALREAAKARGEWRLEGCTLVVTLEPCTMCAGAAVLARVERIVFGAYDDKAGAVGSLWDVVRDRRLNHRPEVIAGLMADEQRTLLAGFFADQRSDPDFDADPPRL from the coding sequence ATGCGGGCTGCCCTCGACGAGGGCCGGGCCGCTCTGGCGACCGGTGACGTGCCGATCGGCGCGGTCGTCGTCGACCCCTCCGGCGTCGTGATCGGCACCGGCCGCAACGTACGCGAGGCCGAGGCCGACCCCACCGGGCATGCCGAGGTCGTCGCGCTGCGCGAGGCCGCCAAGGCGCGCGGCGAGTGGCGGCTGGAGGGCTGCACGCTCGTGGTGACCCTCGAGCCGTGCACCATGTGTGCCGGCGCCGCCGTGCTCGCCAGGGTCGAGCGAATCGTCTTCGGCGCCTACGACGACAAGGCCGGTGCGGTCGGTTCCCTGTGGGACGTCGTACGCGACCGCCGGCTCAACCACCGCCCCGAGGTGATCGCCGGGCTGATGGCCGATGAGCAGCGCACGCTGCTGGCCGGCTTCTTCGCCGACCAGCGCAGCGACCCCGATTTCGACGCAGACCCCCCGAGGTTGTAA
- a CDS encoding nucleotidyltransferase domain-containing protein — MDLSFPYATLVPSLDGPVLQVLARSGKPLSGRQIQRIAERGSVPGVARVLDRLVDSGLVVAERTGAAILYSVNRDHLVWPAVDTIMSLREDLFGRIAATVRDWRPLPAKAVVFGSAARADGGPDSDIDILLVHGDDEPSSWADEQYALGQQIARWTGNHAQFVIVDERRWQDMIAEGDPLVRSVERDGVDLLALVPSA; from the coding sequence ATGGACCTGTCCTTTCCGTACGCCACTCTGGTGCCGAGCCTTGATGGGCCGGTGCTTCAGGTGCTTGCGCGGTCAGGCAAACCGCTGAGTGGTCGCCAGATCCAACGCATCGCCGAACGGGGCAGCGTCCCCGGGGTCGCACGTGTCCTGGACCGTCTGGTCGACTCCGGACTGGTGGTTGCTGAGCGGACGGGCGCCGCGATCCTCTACAGCGTCAACCGGGACCACCTTGTGTGGCCGGCGGTGGACACGATCATGTCGTTGCGGGAGGACCTGTTCGGCCGTATCGCCGCCACCGTCCGCGATTGGAGGCCGCTGCCGGCTAAGGCTGTCGTCTTCGGGTCCGCTGCGCGCGCTGACGGTGGGCCAGACTCCGACATCGACATCCTGCTCGTCCACGGAGACGACGAACCGTCGTCCTGGGCCGACGAGCAATATGCCCTCGGTCAGCAGATCGCTCGATGGACCGGAAACCATGCCCAGTTCGTGATCGTCGATGAGCGCAGGTGGCAGGACATGATTGCTGAGGGTGATCCGTTGGTTCGGTCTGTCGAGCGCGACGGCGTCGACCTTCTCGCGCTGGTGCCGTCGGCGTGA